From the Natronococcus sp. AD-5 genome, one window contains:
- a CDS encoding DUF2061 domain-containing protein, producing the protein MIREAVSRSALQAQKRAIVKTLCYRLFMLLITVTIAWLIVGDIGDAVNIGLLTNALKTGTYYVYERVWDRIWWGVSTT; encoded by the coding sequence ATGATTCGTGAGGCAGTATCACGGTCTGCGTTACAGGCGCAGAAGCGTGCGATCGTCAAAACCCTCTGTTACCGTCTGTTCATGCTGTTGATCACCGTTACGATCGCGTGGTTGATCGTCGGTGATATCGGAGATGCAGTGAATATCGGATTGCTCACGAACGCGCTGAAAACGGGGACGTACTACGTTTACGAGCGAGTGTGGGATCGTATCTGGTGGGGCGTGTCAACAACGTAA
- a CDS encoding SDR family NAD(P)-dependent oxidoreductase: MPSKSNLSDRVVLVTGSSSGIGRATALAFGRKRARVAITYYSDRDGAEKTADLVREANGEAFVVQYDMTDRDSIDAAVQAVIDRWETIDVLVNNATPSEVGPTPFEDVSMEEWYRIVHGIQDGVFRTVQAALPALRSSDEGRIVNISSSAVEGSPGMTAYATAKAGVHGLTGVLAAELGELGILSNTVMPGMVLTERNMERPDEVREAVANRTPSKRITTPDDVANLVVFLGTEANGNINGAVVPVTGGL; encoded by the coding sequence ATGCCATCGAAATCGAATCTGTCGGATCGCGTCGTGCTGGTAACCGGAAGTTCCTCTGGAATCGGTCGAGCGACAGCCCTCGCCTTCGGCCGGAAACGGGCCCGCGTCGCGATCACTTACTACTCCGATCGGGACGGGGCGGAGAAGACTGCGGACCTCGTGCGCGAGGCGAACGGGGAGGCGTTCGTTGTACAGTACGATATGACCGACCGCGACTCGATCGACGCAGCGGTGCAGGCGGTGATCGACCGCTGGGAAACGATCGACGTGCTCGTGAACAATGCTACCCCGTCCGAAGTCGGCCCTACTCCGTTCGAGGACGTCTCGATGGAAGAGTGGTATCGAATCGTGCACGGGATTCAAGACGGCGTATTTCGAACGGTCCAAGCGGCCCTTCCCGCACTGCGATCGTCTGACGAGGGACGTATCGTGAACATCTCCTCGTCCGCAGTCGAAGGGTCGCCAGGCATGACAGCCTACGCCACGGCCAAGGCTGGCGTTCACGGGCTGACCGGAGTACTGGCCGCAGAACTCGGCGAGCTGGGTATTCTTTCAAACACGGTAATGCCGGGTATGGTGCTGACCGAGAGAAATATGGAACGACCCGATGAGGTCCGCGAAGCGGTCGCGAACCGGACGCCGTCGAAGCGAATTACAACGCCTGACGACGTGGCCAATCTGGTGGTGTTTCTGGGAACAGAAGCGAACGGGAACATTAACGGCGCGGTCGTGCCTGTGACCGGTGGACTGTAA
- a CDS encoding helix-turn-helix domain-containing protein, which produces MSAYPAEKGLLVVLEATMADPSVVRRLFERAPEERISSSEVLHADEQTVLVQFQLPFVPSPYRALLSSGNLPQFPYVIEDGWIVCELTTSHERLSKLKDELEETGFTFEVVWVTQSVDPTDLLTDRQRRFMTEAAERGYYDTPRECSLTDLAAALNVSKSTASVVLHRAEETIVKEFFSEPIA; this is translated from the coding sequence TTGAGCGCCTACCCGGCTGAAAAGGGGTTACTCGTCGTGCTGGAAGCGACGATGGCGGATCCGTCGGTCGTTCGACGGCTTTTCGAGCGCGCGCCGGAGGAACGGATCTCTTCCTCCGAAGTTCTCCACGCGGACGAGCAGACGGTCTTGGTTCAGTTCCAGCTTCCGTTCGTTCCCTCACCGTATCGCGCGCTCCTCTCCTCGGGAAATCTGCCACAGTTCCCGTACGTGATCGAAGACGGCTGGATAGTTTGTGAACTCACTACCTCACACGAGCGGTTATCGAAGCTGAAAGACGAACTAGAGGAAACGGGATTTACGTTCGAGGTCGTCTGGGTCACCCAGTCGGTCGATCCGACCGACCTTCTGACCGACCGCCAACGACGGTTCATGACCGAAGCCGCCGAACGCGGATACTACGACACCCCACGTGAGTGCTCACTCACCGATCTTGCCGCTGCGCTGAACGTCAGCAAATCGACGGCGAGTGTCGTACTCCACCGCGCTGAAGAGACGATCGTCAAGGAATTCTTCTCCGAGCCGATCGCATAG
- a CDS encoding nucleotidyltransferase family protein — translation MTRESLPVIDPSPTEDTEWDAVVHGVVLAAGTSSRYGTKNKLLEPLNDKPLVCHAVSSLVDSRLTDVTIVLGHDFERVRAALQEYDVEYRYNNAYETGQSASVREGVAAARDRGAEAILFALGDMPAVSPSTVNTLIEAYQSGNGSALTAGCDGKRGNPVLFNSRHFEALGSVSGDVGGRNVLQNATDGAIIETGDPGVLRDIDRPTDRERMGHNSETSS, via the coding sequence ATGACGCGGGAATCACTTCCGGTTATCGACCCCTCGCCGACTGAAGATACCGAATGGGACGCCGTTGTTCACGGGGTCGTCTTGGCGGCGGGGACCAGCAGTCGATACGGGACGAAGAACAAGTTACTCGAGCCCCTCAATGACAAACCACTGGTCTGTCACGCAGTTTCATCGCTCGTCGACTCCCGTCTCACAGACGTCACCATCGTACTGGGACACGATTTCGAACGGGTTCGAGCGGCGCTTCAAGAGTACGACGTCGAATATCGGTATAACAACGCCTACGAAACCGGCCAGAGCGCATCTGTACGGGAGGGAGTAGCAGCGGCTCGTGATCGAGGCGCCGAGGCTATCCTTTTTGCACTCGGTGATATGCCGGCGGTTTCTCCTTCTACGGTTAATACGCTCATTGAAGCCTATCAGAGCGGGAACGGTTCTGCGCTTACGGCCGGTTGCGATGGAAAACGGGGGAATCCAGTGCTATTTAATTCCCGGCACTTCGAAGCGCTCGGTTCCGTATCGGGTGACGTCGGCGGCCGGAACGTCCTTCAGAACGCGACTGACGGGGCAATCATCGAGACGGGAGATCCGGGTGTTCTTCGCGATATCGACCGCCCGACCGATCGAGAGCGGATGGGACATAACTCTGAAACGTCGTCGTAA
- a CDS encoding PRC-barrel domain-containing protein yields MGTVLARSLTGKSIIGTDGTVFGTLYTVSANADSGTLQNLVVEPREQGSSAPVSTGTDSSGRLLVPVSQVKTVSDQIVIHPEPV; encoded by the coding sequence ATGGGTACCGTACTGGCACGAAGCCTCACCGGGAAGTCGATCATTGGAACTGATGGGACGGTCTTCGGAACGCTCTATACCGTCTCTGCGAACGCCGACTCCGGCACGCTGCAGAATTTAGTCGTCGAACCGCGAGAACAGGGTTCGTCCGCGCCCGTCAGCACTGGAACGGACTCCAGCGGTCGACTGCTCGTTCCCGTCAGCCAGGTCAAAACGGTGAGCGATCAGATCGTCATCCATCCGGAACCCGTTTGA
- a CDS encoding molybdopterin molybdotransferase MoeA, which yields MGSVHEDLIWRGDAVERVMTVRRGFDTVVGTETVSIDSISGRVTAESIVAARDVPERDFATMDGFAFDATDSYPVTVIDGEIYPEDEPVSIDSGEAVRVATGAPIPETANAVLKREDAIVDGELLRGMDISPGTYTYERGSNISEGDVLFDTGEHLSAKDAILLGDLGRTEIEVAEQLSTGILATGTEIHEGRSRDLDSPMLASLVRSWGHKATSEGTVPDEYDQVESAIDRLAGEYDVVVTTGGTSVGHKDHVVRALNELGTVLFHRVRIRPGKPIAFARLPDHEAVVFAIPGKPIGAHTVATLVMRPFFTGRTAIPTVSGFMQRKVSLGPDGFEYAIPVILSKEDGQTTAMPLGHRDSPLRIYDERFDPSVLSSSTRASRADGLVITQATLEKGADVEIVPYPVIE from the coding sequence ATGGGAAGCGTTCACGAGGACCTCATCTGGCGGGGAGATGCGGTGGAGCGGGTTATGACCGTTCGACGCGGGTTCGATACGGTAGTCGGAACTGAAACAGTCTCCATCGATTCGATCTCGGGCCGAGTCACAGCCGAGTCGATCGTCGCCGCTCGAGACGTCCCCGAACGCGATTTTGCGACCATGGACGGGTTCGCATTCGATGCAACTGACTCGTATCCGGTGACCGTCATCGACGGAGAGATCTATCCGGAAGACGAACCAGTATCCATCGATTCTGGCGAAGCAGTCCGCGTCGCGACCGGAGCACCGATCCCGGAAACGGCGAACGCGGTGTTGAAACGAGAGGATGCGATCGTCGATGGCGAGTTATTGCGCGGAATGGACATCTCCCCGGGAACGTACACGTACGAGCGCGGTAGCAACATCAGCGAAGGGGATGTGCTTTTTGATACTGGTGAGCACCTTTCGGCAAAAGATGCGATTCTCCTCGGTGATCTCGGCAGGACGGAGATCGAAGTCGCCGAGCAATTGTCGACGGGTATCCTCGCGACCGGGACGGAGATTCACGAAGGACGATCGCGTGATCTCGATTCACCCATGCTTGCAAGTCTCGTTCGTTCGTGGGGTCACAAAGCGACCTCCGAGGGGACCGTCCCGGACGAGTACGATCAGGTTGAGTCGGCGATCGATCGACTCGCGGGCGAGTACGACGTCGTCGTCACGACGGGAGGGACGAGCGTCGGACACAAAGACCACGTCGTTAGGGCGTTGAACGAGCTCGGGACCGTTCTCTTTCACCGGGTTCGAATCCGTCCCGGGAAGCCCATCGCATTCGCTCGATTACCCGACCACGAAGCGGTCGTCTTCGCGATTCCGGGGAAACCGATCGGTGCTCACACGGTCGCTACACTCGTGATGCGTCCGTTCTTTACCGGCAGAACAGCGATACCGACGGTGAGTGGATTCATGCAACGGAAGGTCTCCCTCGGTCCCGACGGCTTTGAATATGCGATTCCCGTAATTCTGTCGAAAGAGGACGGACAGACCACGGCCATGCCACTCGGCCATCGCGATTCGCCGCTCCGAATCTACGACGAACGGTTTGATCCAAGCGTTCTGTCCTCGAGTACTCGTGCTAGTCGAGCGGATGGACTCGTTATAACGCAGGCGACGCTCGAAAAGGGAGCGGATGTCGAGATCGTTCCGTATCCGGTGATCGAATGA
- a CDS encoding SHOCT domain-containing protein, with the protein MNSVLQIALVGSVHPLGDGTDAIALQLGMGPGGGGWGGGFGLLWPLFWLLVLAALLGMVAYLLTRGSDGTNADRALVTLRERYARGEIEEDEFEERASRLRNRP; encoded by the coding sequence ATGAACAGCGTACTACAAATCGCACTCGTAGGCTCGGTTCATCCACTCGGAGACGGAACGGACGCGATCGCGTTGCAACTGGGAATGGGACCGGGAGGCGGCGGATGGGGAGGAGGATTCGGCCTCCTCTGGCCGCTGTTTTGGCTGCTGGTCCTCGCTGCCCTTCTCGGGATGGTCGCATACCTCCTCACTCGAGGGTCCGACGGCACGAACGCTGACCGGGCGCTCGTAACGCTTCGCGAACGCTACGCACGCGGCGAAATCGAGGAAGACGAGTTCGAGGAGCGCGCGTCGCGGCTCCGGAACCGCCCCTGA
- a CDS encoding universal stress protein codes for MLTDGSERAKRKAEWVTVFASPEASIHQIDLLECLDSGVVIRRYSRIQNDRKRQNRSFRCDSPPRSATRNQERIPVIDVLHGVPREALRDHVEECAIDRIVVIMREIETPSRLFIGHTLIKTSRFATVPVITVGVKTTRLNHSAT; via the coding sequence GTGCTCACGGACGGGAGCGAGCGAGCGAAGCGGAAAGCCGAGTGGGTGACTGTCTTCGCTTCCCCCGAAGCATCGATTCATCAGATAGATCTTCTCGAGTGCCTCGATTCGGGCGTAGTTATCCGCCGATACAGCCGGATTCAGAACGACCGTAAGCGACAGAACCGATCATTCAGATGTGACTCTCCGCCTCGTTCGGCGACTCGGAATCAGGAGCGTATACCCGTGATCGACGTTCTTCATGGCGTCCCCCGTGAAGCGCTCCGCGATCACGTTGAGGAGTGTGCGATCGATCGTATCGTCGTGATCATGCGCGAGATAGAGACTCCCTCTCGATTGTTCATCGGGCACACGCTTATCAAAACGAGTCGTTTTGCCACGGTTCCCGTGATAACTGTTGGAGTAAAGACAACCCGTCTGAACCACAGTGCGACGTAA
- a CDS encoding ABC transporter permease translates to MTSHRESERGLSSEAGSHSGFFDDVRTTFARWNVKKLREPFVLVFALVQPVVFLVLFSQVFGRLAAGAVPGGDYLAFLVPAIVIQAALITAAGSGIGFVQDVETGMFEKVLVSPVSRVAMFAGKASSDLLLILIPTFLMVGLGRVLGARITTGLLGIVGIVAVVLVFSVWFVSVSYILGITTGSSRVTGISTNLVQFPLLFASTAFVPEKALPGWLQLVSSVNPVTYGVDAVRAIMLTGWTWDVIGRSLLVLGALDVVLGAVAVYFIDRASSATVR, encoded by the coding sequence GTGACATCACACCGCGAGAGTGAACGCGGACTGTCGTCGGAGGCTGGCTCTCACAGCGGTTTCTTCGACGACGTGAGGACCACCTTCGCACGCTGGAACGTGAAGAAGCTACGTGAACCGTTCGTCCTCGTCTTCGCACTCGTGCAGCCGGTGGTCTTTCTCGTACTGTTTAGTCAAGTGTTCGGACGGCTTGCTGCAGGGGCTGTACCGGGCGGAGATTACCTGGCGTTTCTCGTTCCGGCGATCGTCATTCAAGCCGCCTTGATTACCGCGGCTGGCTCGGGAATTGGGTTCGTCCAAGACGTCGAAACGGGAATGTTCGAGAAAGTGCTCGTCTCGCCGGTGAGCCGGGTCGCGATGTTCGCGGGAAAAGCGTCGTCGGATCTTCTTCTGATACTGATTCCAACCTTCCTCATGGTAGGACTCGGGCGCGTGCTCGGTGCACGGATAACGACGGGGCTGCTCGGTATTGTCGGTATCGTCGCTGTCGTACTCGTATTTTCGGTGTGGTTCGTATCGGTCTCGTACATTCTCGGCATCACGACCGGCAGCTCCCGCGTGACGGGAATCAGCACGAACCTCGTCCAGTTCCCGCTGCTGTTTGCGAGCACGGCGTTCGTGCCGGAGAAGGCACTGCCGGGCTGGCTTCAATTAGTGAGTTCGGTGAATCCGGTCACCTACGGAGTGGATGCCGTACGGGCGATTATGCTCACTGGCTGGACGTGGGACGTCATCGGTCGATCACTTCTCGTGCTCGGCGCTCTCGATGTAGTGCTCGGCGCAGTAGCCGTCTACTTCATCGATCGAGCGTCGAGTGCTACCGTTAGGTAA
- a CDS encoding tyrosine-type recombinase/integrase yields the protein MSSEQINWSHKSLEELQTFWNAQIEPDLARDGLDLDRRPRYQEIADAGYSGIAYALREHHELTLGQFLTTVGYGTGDADDEYDWSIADETTVQELELYLRSYQRRKGRAESTIDSKRSRLARYARTYADLYGEADLVERVRRDVPPRRDERQRVYGVLDTFDAELDSAESKFKHLTDVRLFYEWLRRDRDAAYNPASDPPHASNWKSETPNDDERDPPALESVHVRTLVDACDSSEDRLLVVAACAWGLRRGEIASIRRSQFELEDGDPRIVFGEERKNGPGTVTIHYGLETLEDRIGSLGDAQGWNGYLFPSSAAESGHVTGDTITARFKRLAERANVTVRGETPTPQYGRRFWYRTYLDAVERLSEQVQAVAEEQGSANATVVVENYLGEEEARKRRRAFMRERLEDAFKR from the coding sequence ATGAGCAGCGAGCAAATCAACTGGTCACACAAGTCACTCGAGGAACTGCAAACATTCTGGAACGCCCAAATTGAACCGGATCTCGCCCGCGACGGGCTCGATCTCGACAGGCGACCGCGCTATCAGGAGATCGCTGACGCCGGCTACTCGGGAATCGCCTACGCGCTCCGCGAGCATCACGAGCTCACGCTGGGACAGTTCCTTACGACCGTCGGGTACGGAACTGGCGACGCTGACGACGAATACGACTGGAGTATCGCCGACGAAACTACCGTTCAGGAACTCGAACTGTACCTTCGATCGTACCAGCGCCGGAAGGGACGCGCCGAGAGTACGATCGACTCGAAGCGGTCTCGGCTCGCCCGATACGCTCGCACGTACGCCGATCTGTACGGCGAGGCTGATCTCGTCGAACGCGTCCGACGAGACGTCCCCCCGAGACGTGACGAACGTCAGCGCGTGTACGGCGTCCTCGACACCTTCGACGCCGAACTCGACAGCGCCGAATCGAAGTTCAAACACCTGACCGACGTCCGACTATTCTACGAGTGGCTCCGACGTGACCGCGACGCCGCGTACAATCCGGCGTCGGACCCGCCGCATGCGAGCAACTGGAAAAGCGAGACTCCGAACGACGATGAACGCGATCCACCGGCACTCGAGTCCGTTCACGTCCGGACACTCGTCGACGCGTGCGACTCTAGCGAAGACCGACTGCTCGTCGTCGCCGCGTGTGCGTGGGGGCTTCGACGCGGCGAGATCGCGTCAATCCGCCGCTCTCAGTTCGAACTCGAGGACGGCGACCCGCGAATCGTCTTCGGGGAGGAACGAAAGAACGGTCCAGGGACGGTGACGATTCATTACGGTCTCGAGACGCTCGAGGACCGAATCGGTTCGCTCGGCGATGCCCAGGGATGGAACGGCTACCTGTTTCCGTCGTCGGCTGCCGAGAGCGGCCACGTCACCGGGGACACGATCACGGCCCGGTTCAAGCGTCTCGCGGAACGAGCGAACGTAACAGTTCGTGGTGAGACGCCGACGCCCCAGTACGGACGACGGTTCTGGTATCGGACGTATCTCGACGCCGTCGAGCGACTGTCCGAGCAGGTTCAGGCGGTCGCCGAAGAACAGGGCAGTGCCAATGCCACGGTCGTCGTCGAGAACTATCTAGGCGAGGAAGAAGCGCGAAAACGACGGCGTGCGTTCATGCGAGAACGGCTCGAGGACGCGTTCAAACGGTGA
- a CDS encoding 30S ribosomal protein S17e → MTSDPNDVIDLGNRLLKQYPDAFSTEFNTNKEVVQNMTYVSSNRLRNRIAGYITRQKQSHR, encoded by the coding sequence ATGACATCTGATCCAAACGACGTAATAGACCTCGGAAACCGGCTTCTCAAGCAGTATCCGGACGCGTTTTCGACCGAGTTCAATACGAACAAAGAGGTTGTACAAAACATGACCTACGTGAGTTCGAATCGCCTCCGGAACCGTATCGCCGGGTACATCACCCGGCAAAAGCAGTCTCATCGATGA
- a CDS encoding 30S ribosomal protein S17e: protein MADDSENIINAGDTLLERYPDGFSADFEENKNLVEKLTDVESKRVRNRIAGYVTRKRTGDKK from the coding sequence ATGGCGGACGATTCAGAGAATATTATCAATGCCGGTGATACCCTCCTCGAGCGGTATCCCGACGGGTTTTCAGCCGATTTTGAAGAGAACAAGAATTTGGTCGAGAAATTAACCGATGTCGAATCAAAACGGGTTCGAAATCGGATTGCAGGATACGTCACTCGGAAGCGTACTGGCGACAAAAAATGA
- a CDS encoding inorganic phosphate transporter gives MDPTTILLFALAAVTSLFMAWVIGAGSSGATPFAPAVGANAISTMRAAFVVGILGFAGAVTQGASVSEAVGRGLVHGVSLPPSGVIVALLIGAGLMATGISTGYPIATAFTVTGAVIGIGLAIGGEPAWAKYVEIGGMWLLTPFVGGGIAYGIASVLPRPDVPEHVSVPLLAGLVGVVVANLEFVFLAPVGGTVAAAGSSVVPIGSAIAAAVISLGVGAFVGSVVRWDTARDEIGGLRRFLLVLGGLVAFSAGASQVGLAVGPLLPLLDGLSVVSPVVVLLGGGLGILVGSWTSAPRMIKAVSQEYASLGPRRSIATLVPSFLIAQTAVLLGVPVSFNEIVVSAIVGSGLAVGGSSGVSPRKLGVTVLAWIASFVVAFGLGYGSMHLLGLH, from the coding sequence CCCCTTCGCACCCGCGGTCGGTGCGAACGCCATCTCGACGATGCGGGCGGCGTTCGTCGTCGGAATTCTCGGGTTTGCGGGCGCGGTAACCCAGGGTGCGAGCGTCTCCGAGGCCGTCGGTCGCGGACTCGTGCACGGCGTCAGCCTCCCACCCAGCGGCGTCATCGTCGCGCTGTTGATCGGCGCCGGACTGATGGCGACCGGCATCTCCACCGGCTACCCGATCGCGACCGCGTTCACGGTGACCGGCGCGGTGATCGGTATCGGACTCGCCATCGGCGGCGAGCCGGCGTGGGCGAAGTACGTCGAGATCGGCGGCATGTGGCTCCTCACGCCGTTCGTCGGCGGCGGAATCGCCTACGGCATCGCGAGCGTCCTTCCGCGCCCCGACGTTCCCGAGCACGTCAGCGTTCCGCTGCTCGCGGGACTCGTCGGCGTCGTGGTCGCGAACCTCGAGTTCGTGTTCCTCGCGCCGGTCGGCGGAACCGTCGCCGCCGCCGGCAGTTCCGTGGTACCGATCGGAAGTGCCATCGCCGCAGCCGTGATTTCGCTCGGCGTCGGAGCGTTCGTCGGGTCCGTCGTCCGCTGGGATACTGCTCGCGACGAGATCGGCGGACTGCGACGGTTCCTGCTGGTTCTCGGGGGTCTCGTGGCGTTCTCCGCAGGTGCGAGCCAGGTCGGGCTGGCCGTCGGACCGCTGCTCCCGCTGCTCGACGGACTGTCGGTGGTGTCGCCGGTCGTGGTCCTCCTCGGCGGTGGCCTCGGGATTCTCGTCGGTTCCTGGACCAGCGCGCCGCGAATGATCAAAGCGGTCTCGCAGGAGTACGCCTCGCTGGGACCGCGCCGGTCGATCGCGACGCTCGTTCCCTCGTTTCTCATCGCCCAGACCGCGGTCCTGCTCGGCGTCCCGGTGTCGTTTAACGAGATCGTCGTGAGCGCGATCGTCGGCAGCGGTCTCGCCGTCGGCGGGAGTTCCGGCGTGAGCCCACGAAAATTGGGAGTCACGGTTCTCGCCTGGATCGCGTCGTTCGTCGTGGCGTTCGGACTCGGGTACGGCTCGATGCACCTCCTCGGACTTCACTAG